Proteins encoded by one window of Synechococcus sp. MVIR-18-1:
- a CDS encoding DUF1997 domain-containing protein: protein MPRQDTVMALAFRASQHLDLPIADESERLRAYLHEHDRVVKALLDSDQLTALAPGRYRYTVTTLQVFQLHVKPVVSLEVDEVSGQLRIRALDADLEGLGLVDDFQLSLEALLEATPRGLQGEATLSVEVSQPPLLRLIPKRVLESTGESILNGILLTIKGRVGRQLVADFQSWAKDLENPPASESALPSGE from the coding sequence ATGCCGCGTCAGGACACGGTCATGGCCCTGGCCTTTCGAGCCAGTCAGCATCTCGATCTACCCATCGCAGATGAGTCAGAACGTCTGCGGGCTTATTTGCATGAGCACGACCGCGTTGTCAAAGCGCTGCTCGACTCCGACCAGCTCACAGCCTTGGCACCAGGGCGCTACCGCTACACCGTGACAACGCTGCAGGTGTTCCAACTGCATGTCAAGCCAGTGGTGTCGCTCGAAGTCGATGAAGTGAGCGGACAACTTCGGATCCGTGCTCTTGATGCAGACCTCGAAGGTTTGGGGTTAGTGGATGACTTCCAACTGAGCCTTGAAGCCCTGCTTGAGGCGACGCCCAGGGGACTGCAAGGAGAGGCCACGCTGAGCGTGGAGGTCAGCCAGCCTCCGCTGCTACGTCTGATTCCCAAGCGAGTGCTGGAGAGCACAGGGGAATCCATCCTGAATGGAATTCTGCTCACGATCAAAGGCCGAGTCGGTCGTCAGTTAGTGGCTGATTTCCAGTCCTGGGCCAAGGATTTAGAGAACCCTCCCGCCAGCGAGTCCGCCCTACCGAGTGGCGAATAG
- the tuf gene encoding elongation factor Tu produces MAREKFERNKPHVNIGTIGHVDHGKTTLTAAITNVLAKKGMAEVQNYADIDGAPEERERGITINTAHVEYETDKRHYAHVDCPGHADYVKNMITGAAQMDGAILVCAATDGPMAQTKEHILLAKQVGVPALVVALNKCDMVDDEEIIELVEMEIRELLSSYDFPGDDIPVVQVSGLKAIEGEAEWEAKIEELMAAVDESIPEPEREIDKPFLMAIEDVFSITGRGTVATGRIERGIVKVGEEVEVVGIRDPRKTTVTGVEMFRKLLDEGMAGDNVGLLLRGIQKEDIERGMVLVKPGSITPHTKFEGQVYVLKKEEGGRHTPFFAGYRPQFYIRTTDVTGQITAFTAEDGSNVEMVMPGDNIQMTGELICPVAMELGMRFAIREGGRTIGAGVVSKIIE; encoded by the coding sequence ATGGCTCGCGAGAAGTTCGAAAGGAACAAGCCCCACGTCAACATCGGCACCATCGGCCACGTTGACCACGGCAAAACCACCCTCACCGCCGCGATCACAAACGTGCTCGCCAAGAAGGGGATGGCCGAGGTTCAAAATTATGCCGACATTGATGGTGCTCCAGAGGAGCGCGAACGCGGTATCACCATTAATACGGCTCACGTTGAGTACGAAACGGATAAGCGCCACTACGCCCACGTTGACTGCCCTGGTCACGCGGACTATGTGAAAAACATGATCACAGGTGCTGCTCAGATGGATGGCGCCATCCTTGTGTGTGCAGCCACCGACGGCCCTATGGCTCAAACCAAGGAGCACATTCTCCTTGCCAAGCAAGTTGGCGTTCCCGCCCTGGTTGTTGCACTAAACAAGTGCGACATGGTTGATGACGAAGAGATCATCGAACTCGTTGAGATGGAAATCCGTGAGTTGCTTTCCAGCTATGACTTCCCCGGCGACGATATTCCTGTCGTTCAAGTCTCTGGCCTAAAAGCCATCGAGGGCGAAGCAGAATGGGAAGCCAAAATTGAAGAACTGATGGCTGCAGTGGATGAAAGCATCCCCGAGCCAGAGCGAGAAATCGATAAGCCATTCCTGATGGCGATCGAAGATGTGTTCTCCATCACTGGACGTGGCACCGTTGCAACGGGTCGTATCGAACGCGGCATCGTCAAAGTGGGCGAAGAAGTCGAAGTCGTGGGCATCAGAGATCCCCGCAAAACCACTGTTACCGGTGTGGAGATGTTCCGCAAACTGCTCGACGAGGGCATGGCCGGCGACAACGTAGGTCTCCTGCTTCGCGGCATCCAGAAGGAAGACATCGAGCGCGGCATGGTGCTCGTAAAGCCCGGTTCCATCACCCCTCACACCAAGTTTGAGGGCCAGGTCTACGTGCTCAAGAAAGAAGAAGGGGGCCGCCACACACCTTTCTTTGCTGGCTACCGCCCGCAGTTCTACATCCGTACCACCGACGTGACAGGTCAGATCACCGCTTTCACAGCGGAAGATGGCTCCAACGTTGAAATGGTCATGCCTGGAGACAACATCCAGATGACTGGTGAGTTGATCTGCCCAGTTGCTATGGAATTGGGCATGCGCTTTGCTATTCGCGAAGGTGGCCGCACCATCGGAGCTGGCGTGGTCTCCAAGATCATCGAATGA
- a CDS encoding ribonuclease HII, translated as MSGPLNDSDGLGIAGVDEVGRGCLFGPVFAAAVVLSDQAALHLQAAGLTDSKALTPSRRAALVPLIEAHAHAWGLGQSSARAIDHDGIRSATEQAMLCALQRLPSPPQLVLVDGVLPLRLWEGSQRTIVRGDSSHPAIAAASVLAKEARDALIRRLSTRFPGYGLERHAGYGTAQHRAALLASGPTPLHRRSFLKKLFATR; from the coding sequence GTGTCAGGTCCGTTGAATGACAGCGATGGCCTTGGCATCGCTGGGGTGGATGAAGTGGGTCGCGGCTGTTTGTTTGGGCCCGTTTTTGCCGCCGCAGTTGTGTTGAGCGATCAAGCCGCACTGCATTTGCAGGCGGCTGGTCTCACCGATAGCAAGGCATTAACGCCGAGTCGTCGAGCTGCACTGGTTCCCCTGATTGAGGCTCATGCCCATGCCTGGGGATTGGGTCAAAGCTCTGCGCGGGCAATCGATCACGACGGGATTCGCAGCGCGACTGAGCAGGCCATGTTGTGTGCTCTTCAGCGCTTGCCTAGCCCGCCTCAGCTGGTCTTGGTGGATGGAGTGCTCCCATTGCGATTGTGGGAGGGTTCTCAACGCACCATCGTGCGTGGTGATAGCAGCCATCCAGCCATAGCAGCTGCGAGTGTGTTGGCGAAAGAGGCTCGCGACGCTTTGATTCGGCGGCTGTCCACTCGATTTCCGGGGTACGGGCTTGAGAGACATGCTGGATATGGAACGGCTCAACATCGAGCAGCGCTACTGGCCTCTGGCCCCACCCCCTTGCACCGGCGCTCGTTTTTGAAGAAGCTATTCGCCACTCGGTAG
- a CDS encoding TIGR03960 family B12-binding radical SAM protein, with protein MGHELGVEPRDWEAARVRWALTYPEIYEVGSSNLGHIILYSILNAVPGQLCDRAYLPAADLSERLKERNQALFAVESRRPLPAFDILGFSLSYELGATNILAMLDLAKVPLYAAERGDLPLSHPESPPLIFAGGPTATSNPEPYAAFFDFIALGDGEELLPEIGLVVAEAKAAGLSRTDLLRDLAVVPGVYVPSLYGPDQQGISVEPLEDGLPARLLRRVATPMPHYAMGLVPHVETVHDRLTVEIRRGCTRGCRFCQPGMLTRPARDVEPEAVIEAIETGMQRTGYSDFSLLSLSCSDYLALPAVGVELRNRLADRNVTLQLPSQRVDRFDDDIAHILGGSRQSGLTFAPEAGTQRLRDIVNKGLTDADLVDGIRTAMQNGFRKVKLYFMIGLPGETDADVLGIAETCRMLLDRCRDLGRLNLNITISNFTPKPHTPFQWHSVSTAEFLRRQQLLREAGKRLRGVRFNFTDVRLSAMEDFVGRGDRSLAPVIEAAWRAGAGMDAWFEALDRTYEAWTGAIAAAGLEGRYRALELGGWGRANALSEEGLDAFCSQPLPWDHIDTGIDKGWLADDLKRALEAAVVPDCSFEGCSSCGVCGPDLGHNVVIAPPEIPVQKPRQAPPSDRVCRIRFRFSKTGAMALLSHLDLVRLFERALRRAELPISFTGGFHPLPRLQLALALPLGVQGEGEWMDLEFIEQVEALQVLKRWQQTLPPGLLLMEAYEVPVSGQSLSQQLEAARWSFELKTQAGDPSISLDQWRQVVDDLLSRDTLVWDDTDKKGRPRQRDCRPALETLEIVAPVDGAVDGAVDGAVESGVTLECLAHIDDQGRSLKPAQLQHWLSEGLEQSLHLHNVRRLELRLVRC; from the coding sequence ATGGGGCATGAGTTGGGGGTGGAGCCACGGGATTGGGAGGCGGCGCGTGTGCGCTGGGCTCTGACCTATCCCGAGATTTACGAGGTGGGCTCCAGCAACCTCGGCCACATCATTCTTTATTCCATCCTTAATGCTGTTCCTGGTCAGCTATGTGATCGGGCCTACCTCCCGGCAGCGGATCTTTCAGAGAGGCTGAAAGAGCGGAATCAAGCCTTGTTTGCTGTGGAGAGCAGGAGGCCGCTCCCCGCCTTTGACATCCTGGGCTTCAGCCTCAGCTATGAGCTGGGTGCGACCAATATTCTCGCCATGTTGGATTTGGCGAAAGTGCCGCTTTATGCGGCAGAGAGAGGAGATTTGCCCCTTTCTCACCCCGAGTCTCCGCCTCTGATTTTTGCTGGCGGTCCCACAGCCACCAGCAATCCTGAGCCTTACGCAGCTTTCTTTGACTTCATTGCTTTAGGCGATGGCGAAGAGCTTCTCCCTGAGATTGGATTGGTGGTGGCAGAAGCCAAAGCTGCGGGCCTGTCTCGAACGGACTTGCTCCGTGACCTGGCTGTTGTCCCAGGGGTTTATGTTCCGTCTCTCTATGGACCTGATCAGCAAGGGATCAGCGTGGAGCCGCTGGAGGATGGTCTTCCGGCCCGCTTGTTGAGGCGTGTTGCTACGCCCATGCCCCATTACGCGATGGGACTCGTTCCCCATGTGGAGACCGTGCATGACCGATTGACGGTGGAAATTCGTCGTGGTTGCACCCGAGGCTGCCGTTTTTGCCAGCCGGGAATGCTGACAAGGCCAGCGAGGGACGTGGAGCCTGAGGCCGTGATTGAGGCGATTGAAACGGGAATGCAGCGAACGGGTTACAGCGACTTCTCTTTGCTGTCGTTGAGCTGCAGCGATTACCTGGCATTGCCCGCTGTGGGGGTCGAGCTTCGCAATCGTCTCGCCGATCGCAATGTCACGCTTCAATTGCCCAGTCAGCGGGTGGATCGGTTTGATGACGACATCGCTCACATCCTTGGGGGCTCCCGCCAGTCGGGCCTGACGTTTGCACCGGAAGCCGGCACCCAACGGCTGAGAGACATCGTGAACAAAGGCCTCACGGATGCCGATCTTGTGGATGGAATCCGCACAGCAATGCAAAACGGCTTCCGCAAGGTGAAGCTCTATTTCATGATCGGGTTGCCGGGTGAGACCGATGCCGATGTGCTGGGCATCGCTGAGACCTGTCGGATGTTGCTCGACCGCTGCCGCGATTTAGGTCGCCTCAATCTCAACATCACCATCAGTAATTTCACCCCGAAGCCGCATACGCCGTTTCAGTGGCACAGCGTTTCGACGGCGGAGTTCTTAAGGCGTCAGCAGTTGCTGAGGGAAGCCGGAAAGCGTCTTCGCGGAGTGCGCTTCAACTTCACGGATGTGAGGCTTTCCGCTATGGAGGACTTCGTCGGTCGCGGAGACAGGAGCTTGGCGCCTGTCATCGAAGCGGCATGGCGAGCGGGTGCAGGGATGGATGCATGGTTTGAGGCCCTCGATCGCACCTATGAGGCTTGGACGGGCGCCATCGCAGCAGCAGGTCTTGAGGGCCGCTACCGGGCCCTTGAGCTCGGTGGCTGGGGACGTGCGAATGCGCTCAGCGAGGAAGGGTTGGATGCGTTCTGTTCTCAGCCGCTGCCTTGGGACCACATCGATACCGGGATTGATAAGGGCTGGTTGGCAGACGATCTCAAGCGAGCTCTTGAAGCGGCTGTTGTTCCGGATTGTTCGTTCGAGGGATGCAGCAGTTGTGGGGTCTGTGGCCCGGACCTAGGCCACAACGTTGTGATTGCTCCTCCTGAGATTCCTGTTCAGAAGCCAAGGCAGGCTCCACCGAGCGATCGGGTCTGCCGGATCAGGTTTCGTTTCAGCAAAACAGGCGCGATGGCCCTGCTCAGCCATCTCGATTTGGTGCGCTTGTTTGAGCGTGCGCTTCGACGTGCTGAATTACCGATCAGTTTTACCGGTGGCTTTCATCCGCTTCCCCGCCTTCAGCTCGCCTTGGCCTTGCCGCTTGGCGTGCAAGGAGAGGGGGAATGGATGGATTTGGAATTCATTGAACAGGTTGAGGCGCTTCAGGTTTTGAAGCGTTGGCAACAGACCCTTCCCCCAGGACTTTTGTTGATGGAGGCCTATGAAGTGCCAGTGTCTGGCCAGAGCCTCTCGCAACAATTGGAGGCAGCCCGATGGAGCTTTGAGCTGAAAACTCAAGCGGGAGATCCTTCGATTTCCTTGGATCAGTGGAGGCAGGTGGTGGATGATTTGTTGTCGCGAGACACGCTCGTTTGGGATGACACCGATAAAAAAGGACGTCCTCGTCAGCGCGATTGCAGACCTGCTTTAGAGACGCTTGAAATCGTGGCTCCGGTTGATGGAGCGGTTGATGGAGCCGTTGATGGAGCGGTGGAGAGCGGGGTAACGCTTGAGTGCCTCGCTCACATCGATGATCAAGGAAGGAGCCTTAAGCCCGCTCAGCTCCAGCACTGGTTGTCTGAAGGCTTAGAGCAGTCTTTGCATCTCCACAATGTGCGTCGCCTCGAACTACGGCTTGTGCGGTGCTAA
- the pheA gene encoding prephenate dehydratase: protein MPMRVAFLGPEGTYGERAARSLMKLEDIENPVLVACSGLRSVVEHVADGRCESAVVPVENSVEGGVTAILDALWSYSNLRIRRAVVLPIRHALLSSGSLDGISEVLSHPQALAQCSGWLARHLPQAVLLPASSTAEAARMVRGSRFRAAIADRSLAGQQGLQELAYPVNDVAGNRTRFLLLQNGAVSGEGDVASLAFSLHQNAPGALIEALQAIGDLGLNMSRIESRPSKRELGEYVFFVDVELPGQRTSELLERLSTSLQPLCEHLLHFGAYPSSVLE from the coding sequence ATGCCGATGCGTGTGGCTTTTCTCGGGCCGGAGGGGACCTATGGAGAGCGGGCTGCTCGCAGCCTCATGAAGCTTGAAGATATCGAGAACCCAGTGCTGGTGGCGTGTTCGGGGCTTCGGTCTGTGGTGGAACATGTTGCTGATGGTCGCTGCGAATCGGCCGTGGTTCCTGTGGAGAACTCCGTTGAGGGTGGGGTCACGGCAATCCTTGACGCTCTCTGGTCTTATTCGAACTTGAGAATTCGTCGCGCTGTCGTTCTACCGATTCGTCATGCGCTGCTGAGCAGCGGGTCTCTTGACGGTATTTCGGAAGTCTTATCCCATCCTCAGGCTCTTGCCCAATGCAGCGGCTGGTTGGCACGTCACTTGCCGCAGGCCGTGCTACTTCCAGCAAGCTCCACCGCTGAAGCGGCCAGGATGGTGCGTGGCAGTCGCTTTAGAGCAGCCATTGCTGATCGCTCATTAGCGGGGCAGCAGGGACTCCAGGAGCTGGCCTATCCAGTGAATGATGTGGCTGGAAACCGTACCCGCTTCTTGTTGCTTCAGAACGGTGCGGTGAGTGGCGAGGGAGATGTTGCCAGCCTTGCCTTCTCACTGCATCAAAACGCGCCTGGGGCGTTGATCGAGGCCTTGCAAGCCATCGGCGATCTCGGGCTCAACATGAGCCGGATTGAATCGCGTCCTTCAAAGCGTGAGCTTGGTGAATATGTGTTTTTTGTGGATGTGGAGTTGCCCGGGCAACGAACGTCTGAATTGCTTGAGCGGCTGAGCACAAGCCTGCAGCCTCTGTGTGAACACCTTCTCCACTTTGGGGCTTACCCCAGTTCGGTGTTGGAGTGA
- the rpsJ gene encoding 30S ribosomal protein S10 translates to MSTAIAQQKIRIRLKAFDRRMLDLSCDKIIETADNTAATAIGPIPLPTKRKIYCVLRSPHVDKDSREHFETRTHRRIIDIYSPSAKTIDALMKLDLPSGVDIEVKL, encoded by the coding sequence ATGTCCACCGCAATCGCTCAGCAAAAGATCCGCATTCGTCTCAAGGCGTTTGATCGCCGCATGCTGGATCTCTCTTGCGACAAAATCATTGAAACTGCCGACAACACGGCAGCAACGGCCATCGGGCCAATTCCATTGCCAACGAAGCGCAAGATTTACTGCGTTCTGCGCTCGCCCCACGTGGATAAGGATTCACGCGAGCACTTCGAAACGCGGACCCATCGCCGCATCATCGATATCTACAGCCCTTCAGCAAAGACCATCGATGCTCTGATGAAGCTCGACCTTCCTAGTGGAGTTGACATCGAGGTCAAGCTCTAA
- a CDS encoding methyltransferase domain-containing protein: MPSPTVLIPTAAGLLLLAGAYQLWNRRNRAYHSSESVASAYDAWTDDQLLESLWGEHVHLGHYGSPPQPRDFRQAKADFVHALIRWSGFDQLPPGSRVLDVGCGIGGSARILSRDYGLDVVGISISPAQVNRATQLTPDSLPCRFAVMDALNLQLEDQSFDAVWSVEAGPHMPDKQRFADELLRVLKPGGRLAVADWNRRDPVDGALDRRERWVMHQLLTQWAHPEFASIRGFRHNLETSPHQRGTISTADWTDATLPSWNESILEGIRRPNAILRLGPKAVLQGLRETPTLLLMRWAFARGMMQFGVFKTDHSNTELG; the protein is encoded by the coding sequence ATGCCTTCACCAACTGTTCTCATACCAACAGCAGCTGGATTACTGCTCTTGGCTGGCGCCTACCAGCTCTGGAATCGTCGCAACCGCGCTTACCACTCCAGTGAGAGCGTTGCTTCCGCCTATGACGCCTGGACCGACGACCAATTACTGGAATCCCTTTGGGGTGAGCATGTTCATCTTGGGCATTACGGATCGCCACCACAGCCTCGCGATTTCCGGCAGGCCAAAGCCGACTTCGTCCATGCGTTGATCCGCTGGAGTGGCTTCGATCAATTACCACCAGGATCGCGTGTTTTGGACGTGGGTTGCGGTATCGGAGGAAGCGCCAGGATCCTTTCCCGTGACTACGGCTTAGACGTAGTGGGTATCAGCATCAGTCCTGCTCAGGTAAACAGAGCCACCCAGCTAACGCCAGACTCGCTGCCCTGTCGCTTCGCAGTGATGGATGCCCTCAACCTCCAACTTGAGGATCAAAGCTTTGACGCCGTTTGGTCGGTCGAAGCCGGTCCGCATATGCCCGATAAGCAGCGATTTGCCGACGAACTCCTACGAGTCCTGAAACCCGGCGGGCGTCTGGCCGTTGCTGACTGGAACCGCCGCGATCCTGTGGATGGTGCCCTTGATCGGCGCGAACGCTGGGTGATGCACCAATTACTCACGCAATGGGCGCATCCTGAATTCGCCAGCATCCGAGGCTTTCGCCACAACCTTGAAACCAGCCCTCATCAGCGCGGCACGATCAGCACCGCCGATTGGACAGACGCCACGTTGCCCTCGTGGAATGAGTCCATCCTTGAAGGCATCCGCAGGCCCAATGCGATCCTGCGTCTTGGCCCCAAGGCCGTCCTCCAAGGCCTTCGGGAAACACCAACGCTGCTGTTAATGCGCTGGGCTTTTGCCCGAGGAATGATGCAGTTTGGCGTGTTTAAAACGGATCACTCCAACACCGAACTGGGGTAA
- a CDS encoding Rne/Rng family ribonuclease, producing the protein MPQQIVIAEQLRIAAVLTDECVDELIVAQGRYQIGDVYLGTVENVLPGIDAAFVNIGESEKNGFIHVTDLGPLRLKKGAAGITELLEPRQKVLVQVMKEPTGTKGPRLTGNLALPGRYLVLQPSGQGVNISRRIGSEGERNRLRALGVLVKPPGAGLLIRTEADGISEELLIDDLESLLRQWEAIQKAAETASPPVLLNRDEDFIHRILRDHTGLDLDRVVVESPAAVERVRSFLGDEGSHVVVEAHPEPSELLEHYKVNGAIRDALKPRVDLPSGGYVIIEPTEALTVIDVNSGSFTRSANARETVLWTNCEAAIEIARQLRLRNIGGVIIVDFIDMDSRRDQLQLLEHFTSAIRDDAARPQIAQLTELGLVELTRKRQGQNIYELFGRACPSCGGLGHVAVLPGKDLMQPLATATGLVRSAASARAEAPQSGEASNARRRRGARGKAVAASGPVDSSDALLDEMETASASTSVSTSAAIEPASVSRRQDPELVAVPMDEDEEQVYGWLGLNPALLLESQPELDNLMVRVVRPGEDAEQVLEQARQQMSANAGRRRRRGPRGNGRGAGTGSGRSAASAGGDDSAPTTVVTPLEPDENAQPLLVEITPLIETPLPVMSPEPEVVSVSEPVSVSISESVASSQPEVSPDPEPADTSEARPGRRRRRASASTSDHD; encoded by the coding sequence ATGCCCCAACAAATTGTTATTGCTGAGCAACTGCGCATTGCCGCAGTTCTCACAGATGAATGCGTCGATGAATTAATTGTTGCCCAAGGGCGTTACCAGATCGGTGATGTCTATCTGGGCACTGTTGAAAATGTTCTCCCAGGGATTGATGCGGCTTTCGTCAACATTGGCGAAAGTGAAAAAAATGGCTTTATTCATGTCACTGACTTAGGCCCTTTACGCCTTAAAAAAGGTGCCGCCGGAATTACAGAACTGCTGGAACCACGCCAAAAAGTTCTGGTTCAGGTGATGAAGGAGCCCACGGGGACGAAAGGTCCTCGGTTGACTGGCAATCTGGCGCTGCCAGGTCGTTACCTCGTGCTTCAACCCAGCGGTCAGGGGGTCAATATCTCCAGGCGCATCGGTTCGGAAGGAGAGCGGAACCGGTTGCGCGCCCTGGGTGTGTTGGTGAAGCCCCCAGGGGCGGGCCTGCTGATTCGTACGGAAGCCGATGGAATCAGCGAAGAATTGCTGATTGACGATCTCGAATCGCTTTTACGTCAATGGGAGGCGATCCAAAAAGCTGCTGAGACGGCTTCCCCCCCGGTTCTTCTCAACCGCGATGAGGATTTCATACATCGCATTCTTCGCGATCACACCGGTTTGGATTTGGACCGGGTGGTGGTGGAGTCACCCGCTGCTGTGGAACGGGTGCGTTCCTTCCTCGGAGACGAGGGAAGTCACGTTGTGGTGGAAGCCCATCCCGAGCCTTCTGAGCTGCTCGAGCACTACAAAGTCAATGGGGCTATTCGTGATGCCCTAAAGCCGAGGGTTGATCTTCCCTCCGGTGGTTACGTGATCATCGAGCCCACCGAGGCCCTCACGGTGATTGATGTCAACTCTGGTTCGTTCACCCGCTCGGCGAATGCCAGGGAAACGGTGCTCTGGACCAACTGTGAGGCAGCCATAGAGATTGCCCGGCAGTTGCGTTTGCGCAACATCGGTGGGGTGATCATCGTCGACTTCATCGACATGGACTCCCGTCGTGATCAGTTGCAGCTGCTGGAGCATTTCACCAGTGCGATTCGTGATGACGCCGCTCGCCCCCAAATTGCCCAGCTCACGGAACTCGGTCTTGTTGAGCTGACGCGTAAGCGTCAGGGCCAAAATATTTATGAGCTGTTCGGGCGAGCCTGTCCCAGTTGCGGGGGACTTGGTCACGTTGCTGTGCTTCCTGGAAAGGATCTGATGCAGCCCCTCGCCACGGCTACGGGGCTGGTGCGTTCTGCAGCGTCGGCTCGCGCTGAAGCTCCTCAGTCTGGAGAGGCCTCGAATGCCCGTCGGCGTCGTGGTGCCCGAGGGAAGGCTGTGGCGGCTTCAGGTCCTGTCGACAGCAGCGATGCGCTTTTGGATGAGATGGAGACTGCTAGTGCGTCTACGTCCGTGTCGACGTCTGCTGCCATTGAGCCTGCCAGCGTGAGCCGACGTCAGGACCCTGAGCTGGTTGCGGTTCCTATGGATGAAGACGAAGAGCAGGTCTATGGATGGCTTGGTCTGAATCCAGCCTTGCTCCTGGAGTCTCAGCCGGAGCTGGACAACTTGATGGTGCGCGTTGTCCGTCCCGGCGAAGATGCAGAGCAGGTGCTTGAGCAGGCTCGACAGCAAATGTCGGCTAACGCAGGTCGCCGTCGCCGCCGTGGGCCGAGGGGGAATGGACGTGGCGCGGGCACTGGTTCGGGCCGTTCTGCTGCATCAGCTGGCGGAGACGATTCAGCACCCACGACCGTCGTCACTCCCCTGGAGCCAGACGAGAATGCACAGCCTTTGCTTGTGGAGATCACGCCTTTGATTGAGACCCCACTCCCGGTGATGTCTCCTGAGCCTGAAGTGGTTTCAGTATCTGAACCCGTCTCCGTATCCATCTCTGAATCGGTCGCGAGTTCTCAGCCTGAGGTCAGTCCTGATCCTGAGCCTGCTGACACCTCTGAAGCAAGGCCCGGTCGCCGTCGTCGTCGCGCGTCTGCATCGACGTCTGATCACGACTAA
- a CDS encoding LON peptidase substrate-binding domain-containing protein → MADLSVRELPLFPLPDVVLFPSDVLPLHIFESRYRMMLQSVLETDRRFGIVRWDPDQQTMAAVGCCAEIIQHQTGDDGRSNIVTLGQQRFRVLNVTRETPFRSAMVSWIEDEPVDNISELQALAATVTQALKDVVELTGKLTDSKSSLPDDLPDLPRELSFWIGAHLGGPVADQQQDLLELTSTRTRLEQEFEMLDETRRQLAARTVLRDTLSETDPSNG, encoded by the coding sequence GTGGCTGATCTGTCCGTCAGAGAACTTCCTCTGTTTCCTCTGCCGGACGTGGTCCTATTTCCAAGTGATGTTCTGCCACTGCATATTTTCGAGTCGCGCTACCGAATGATGTTGCAGAGCGTCTTAGAAACAGATCGGCGCTTTGGCATCGTGCGTTGGGATCCGGATCAACAAACGATGGCCGCTGTTGGCTGTTGTGCTGAAATCATCCAGCATCAAACTGGAGACGATGGTCGCAGCAACATCGTGACCCTCGGACAACAGCGCTTTCGAGTGCTCAACGTCACTAGAGAAACGCCCTTTCGTTCGGCCATGGTGAGCTGGATCGAAGACGAACCTGTCGACAACATCAGCGAATTGCAGGCCTTAGCTGCGACCGTAACGCAAGCCTTGAAAGATGTTGTTGAACTCACGGGCAAACTGACCGACTCCAAATCTTCACTGCCTGACGACCTTCCAGACCTTCCTCGCGAGCTTTCCTTTTGGATTGGAGCGCATTTAGGAGGGCCGGTAGCAGACCAACAGCAGGATCTCCTGGAGCTCACCAGCACACGCACGCGTCTAGAGCAGGAGTTCGAAATGCTCGATGAGACCCGTCGTCAGCTTGCTGCTCGCACCGTTTTACGCGACACGCTGTCAGAGACCGATCCGAGCAACGGTTAA